A DNA window from Acidobacteriota bacterium contains the following coding sequences:
- a CDS encoding SAM-dependent DNA methyltransferase, giving the protein MNHSQIVSFIWGVADLIRDTFKRGKYQDVILPLTVLRRLDCVLAPTKRSVLEVQAKYAGKIDNLDPQLRRASGFAFYNTSRYDFEKLLADAPHIAQNLRNYIAGFSPNMREVLEKFDFDNTISKLDESGLLFQVVQRFGDPQVNLHPDAVDNAAMGTIFEELIRKFNEALNENPGEHFTPRDVVHLMVDLLLAGDEERLRTRGVVLSVYDPCCGSGGMLTIAKEHLTAGETRDGERRGEAMNPDADIHLFGQEVNPETFAICKSDLFMKSADGRDAENVLFGSTLSNDRHGGTGFDYLIANPPYGKDWKRDQDAVRAEHDRGAAGRFGPGLPRISDGQLLFLQHMLAHVKDSGRGGSRVAIIMNGSPLFTGDAGSGESEIRRWILENDLLEALIALPEQLFYNTGIATYVWVLTNRKRAERRGMVQLVNATSFWVLLRKSLGAKRREVPFERKQDVLRLLADFQDGATRKVERDGEERETIVSRVYPTTHFGFRKITVERPLRLDFQASPERIARLDDERAFVNLAVSRKRGEARVRDEAAGREQQDAIRALVARLPDKLFLDRADFEAALSQAAGAAELKLAAPIKKAILSALSQRNDEAEICRDREGRPEPDPERRDRENVPLRESVEAFFAREVKPHVPDAWIDTTRRDPQDGEVGLVGYEINFNRYFYEYRPPRPLEEIEADIQQVEKEIVAMLREMTE; this is encoded by the coding sequence ATGAACCACAGCCAGATCGTCAGCTTCATCTGGGGCGTGGCGGACTTGATCCGCGACACCTTCAAGCGGGGCAAGTACCAGGACGTCATCCTGCCGCTCACCGTGCTGCGGCGGCTCGACTGCGTGCTGGCCCCAACCAAGCGAAGCGTACTGGAGGTCCAGGCCAAGTACGCGGGCAAGATCGACAATCTCGACCCGCAGCTCCGGCGCGCCTCCGGCTTCGCGTTCTACAACACGTCACGCTACGACTTCGAGAAGCTGCTGGCTGATGCCCCCCACATCGCCCAGAACCTGCGCAACTACATCGCCGGGTTCAGCCCCAACATGCGCGAGGTGCTCGAGAAGTTCGACTTCGACAACACCATCTCCAAGCTCGACGAGTCGGGGCTCCTGTTCCAGGTCGTGCAACGGTTCGGCGACCCGCAGGTGAACCTCCACCCCGACGCGGTCGACAACGCCGCGATGGGCACGATCTTCGAGGAGCTCATCCGCAAGTTCAACGAGGCGCTCAACGAAAACCCCGGCGAGCACTTCACGCCCCGTGACGTCGTCCACCTGATGGTCGACCTGCTGCTGGCCGGCGACGAGGAACGGCTGCGCACCAGGGGGGTCGTGCTCAGCGTCTACGACCCGTGCTGCGGCTCGGGCGGCATGCTCACCATCGCCAAGGAGCACCTCACCGCCGGCGAGACGCGCGACGGCGAGCGCCGCGGCGAGGCAATGAACCCCGACGCCGACATCCACCTCTTCGGCCAGGAGGTCAACCCGGAGACCTTCGCCATCTGCAAGTCCGACCTCTTCATGAAGTCGGCGGACGGCCGCGACGCCGAGAACGTCCTGTTCGGGAGCACGCTGTCGAACGACCGGCACGGCGGGACCGGCTTCGACTACCTGATCGCCAATCCGCCCTACGGCAAGGACTGGAAGCGCGACCAGGACGCGGTGCGCGCCGAGCACGACCGGGGCGCGGCGGGGCGCTTCGGTCCGGGGCTGCCGCGGATCAGCGACGGCCAGCTCCTGTTCCTGCAGCACATGCTGGCCCACGTCAAGGACTCGGGCCGGGGCGGCTCGCGGGTGGCGATCATCATGAACGGCTCGCCGCTGTTTACCGGCGACGCCGGCAGCGGCGAAAGCGAGATACGCCGCTGGATCCTCGAGAACGACCTGCTCGAAGCGCTGATCGCCCTGCCCGAGCAGCTCTTCTACAACACGGGCATCGCCACCTACGTCTGGGTGCTGACGAACCGCAAGCGGGCGGAGCGGCGCGGCATGGTCCAACTCGTCAACGCCACCTCGTTCTGGGTCCTGCTGCGCAAGAGCCTCGGCGCCAAGCGCCGCGAGGTGCCGTTCGAGCGGAAGCAGGACGTCCTGCGGCTGCTGGCCGACTTCCAGGACGGCGCCACCCGCAAGGTCGAGCGGGACGGCGAGGAGCGCGAGACCATCGTCAGCCGCGTCTACCCCACCACGCACTTCGGCTTCCGCAAGATCACCGTCGAACGGCCGCTCCGGCTCGACTTCCAGGCCAGTCCCGAACGGATCGCGCGGCTCGACGATGAGCGTGCCTTCGTCAACCTCGCCGTGTCGCGCAAGCGGGGCGAGGCCAGGGTCCGGGACGAGGCGGCGGGCCGGGAGCAGCAGGACGCCATCCGAGCCCTGGTTGCGCGGCTTCCGGATAAGCTGTTTCTGGACCGGGCGGATTTCGAGGCGGCACTCTCTCAGGCGGCCGGAGCGGCGGAGCTCAAGCTCGCCGCGCCCATCAAGAAAGCCATCCTCTCGGCCCTGTCCCAGCGCAATGACGAGGCGGAGATCTGCCGGGACCGGGAGGGTCGCCCCGAGCCGGATCCGGAGCGGCGCGACAGGGAGAACGTGCCTCTACGAGAGTCCGTAGAGGCGTTTTTCGCGCGCGAGGTGAAGCCGCACGTTCCCGACGCCTGGATCGACACGACGCGCCGGGATCCGCAGGACGGCGAGGTCGGGCTCGTCGGCTACGAGATCAACTTCAACCGCTACTTCTACGAGTACCGCCCGCCTCGCCCGCTGGAGGAGATCGAAGCCGACATCCAGCAGGTGGAGAAGGAGATCGTGGCCATGCTACGGGAGATGACGGAGTGA
- a CDS encoding nucleotidyl transferase has translation MSGSLDRNRIMKLFETLSARLAARGIRGQLYIVGGSAMIVGYGRERTTRDVDARIEYAKDAVLAAAEEIAEEENLDPNWLNENARLFMPPAKDDRARTVFNTPGLAVTGASAEHMLAMKIDAARNSDEDDIGVLIDQLEITSADQALEMYRTVLPHTATVDARRRELVSKIVDERVRNRR, from the coding sequence ATGAGTGGGTCCCTGGATCGCAACCGCATCATGAAGCTGTTCGAGACGCTCTCGGCGAGGCTGGCCGCACGCGGAATTCGGGGCCAGCTCTACATCGTCGGCGGCAGCGCGATGATCGTCGGCTACGGTCGGGAGCGGACAACCCGTGACGTCGACGCTCGGATCGAGTACGCGAAGGACGCGGTGCTGGCCGCAGCCGAAGAGATAGCGGAAGAGGAGAATCTGGACCCGAACTGGCTCAACGAGAACGCCAGACTGTTCATGCCGCCGGCCAAGGACGATCGGGCGCGCACGGTCTTCAACACGCCCGGCCTGGCCGTGACTGGCGCATCGGCGGAGCACATGCTGGCGATGAAGATCGACGCCGCCCGGAATAGCGACGAGGACGACATCGGCGTCTTGATCGACCAACTGGAGATCACGAGCGCCGATCAGGCATTGGAAATGTACCGGACGGTGCTGCCGCACACGGCCACCGTCGACGCGCGGCGACGGGAACTCGTGTCGAAGATCGTCGACGAGAGGGTGAGGAACCGGCGATGA
- the uvrA gene encoding excinuclease ABC subunit A produces the protein MPEPNRQQPVGQIVIRGARTHNLKNIDLTLPQERLIIVTGVSGSGKSSLAFDTVYAEGQRRYVESLSAYARQFLERMEKPDVDRIEGICPAIAIRQKNSVRNPRSTVGTTTEIYDYLRLLFARVGRTICRGCGVEVTRETPEAVAGRLAALPDGTRLLVGFVHAVDGAARVRAAGDGASAAAGGADPVAATGGPGAAAATDVPDPAAAAADASAVAAALDGLRRKGFGRLHVDGRAVSFDDLDPEALAGSDALQVVVDRIRTAAAARPRLTEAIETAYQEGGGNAFAVEVGGAEPARHEFSERFECRPCGIAYEEPQPTLFSFNSPFGACPTCHGFGNVIELDMRLVVPDETKSIAQGAVEPWTKPHYRSHLADLKRAARRRDIRMTVPWSELSDEERRFVIEGDGAGYDGIRGFFSALERKKYKVHVRVFLSRYRGYRACADCGGTRLRREARDVRVGGRTIDEIAGFTVAAACRFFEDLTLSAKETAIAERVIREIRRRVGFLSGVGLDYLTLDRLSSTLSGGEAQRINLATSLGSSLVGTLYVLDEPSIGLHPRDNERLIRILGQLRDQGNTVLVVEHDADMIRASDYVVDLGLGAGTRGGRVVYAGGLDGLSRETTSLTAKYLRGDLAIPIPASRRRRLPNSQALRVRGAAEHNLKGIDVEIPLNMLTCVTGVSGSGKSTLVHDVMYAAVKRAKGAWEKRVGAHDGIDGVELLNDVVLVDQTPIGRTPRSNPVTYLKAFDPIRELFAATRAARARGFSPSHFSFNVPGGRCDACEGEGEVRVEMQFLADVFMPCEQCDGKRFKPQVLEVTWRGLRVDEVLDLTAREALQFFGSSPKVVRKLKVLDEIGLGYLRLGQPATTLSGGEAQRIKIAAHLSTRHGDRSLYIFDEPTTGLHFDDISKLLAAFSRLVDAGHTLLVIEHNLDVIKTADWIVDLGPEGGEAGGEVVVAGPPERVAEHAGSHTGRYLREVLAALRAPA, from the coding sequence ATGCCGGAGCCGAACCGCCAGCAGCCCGTCGGGCAGATCGTCATCCGGGGCGCCCGCACCCACAACCTCAAGAACATCGACCTGACGCTCCCGCAGGAGCGGCTGATCATCGTCACCGGCGTGAGCGGCTCGGGGAAGTCGTCGCTGGCCTTCGACACGGTCTACGCGGAGGGACAGCGGCGCTACGTGGAGTCGCTGTCGGCCTACGCCCGGCAGTTCCTCGAGCGGATGGAGAAGCCGGACGTCGACCGCATCGAGGGCATCTGCCCCGCCATCGCGATCCGCCAGAAGAACAGCGTGCGGAACCCGCGTTCGACGGTCGGCACGACGACGGAGATCTACGACTACCTGCGGCTGCTCTTTGCGCGGGTCGGCCGTACGATCTGCCGCGGCTGCGGCGTGGAGGTGACGCGCGAGACGCCGGAGGCGGTGGCCGGCAGGCTCGCGGCCCTGCCGGACGGGACGCGGCTGCTGGTCGGCTTCGTCCACGCCGTGGACGGGGCGGCGCGAGTCCGCGCGGCGGGCGACGGGGCGTCCGCGGCTGCCGGCGGCGCGGATCCGGTCGCGGCGACCGGTGGCCCGGGCGCGGCCGCGGCGACCGATGTTCCGGACCCGGCTGCGGCGGCCGCTGACGCGAGCGCGGTCGCGGCGGCGCTCGACGGCCTCCGTCGCAAGGGATTCGGACGGCTCCACGTGGACGGCCGCGCGGTCTCGTTCGACGATCTCGACCCGGAGGCGCTGGCCGGCAGCGACGCGCTGCAGGTCGTGGTGGACCGCATCCGGACCGCGGCGGCGGCGCGGCCCCGGTTGACCGAGGCGATCGAGACCGCGTATCAGGAGGGGGGCGGAAACGCGTTCGCAGTGGAGGTGGGCGGCGCCGAGCCGGCGCGCCACGAGTTCAGCGAGCGCTTCGAGTGCCGCCCCTGCGGAATCGCTTACGAGGAGCCGCAGCCGACGCTATTCTCCTTCAACAGCCCGTTCGGGGCGTGTCCGACCTGCCACGGCTTCGGTAACGTGATCGAGCTCGACATGCGTCTGGTCGTGCCCGACGAGACGAAGTCGATCGCGCAGGGCGCCGTCGAGCCGTGGACCAAGCCGCACTACCGCTCGCATCTGGCCGACCTGAAGCGGGCCGCCCGCCGCCGCGACATTCGGATGACGGTCCCGTGGTCGGAGCTCTCGGACGAGGAGCGGCGCTTCGTGATCGAGGGGGACGGCGCCGGTTACGACGGTATCCGGGGCTTCTTCAGCGCGCTGGAGCGCAAGAAGTACAAGGTGCACGTGCGGGTGTTCCTGAGCCGCTACCGCGGTTACCGCGCCTGTGCGGACTGCGGCGGCACGCGCCTGCGGCGCGAGGCCCGCGACGTGCGGGTCGGCGGCCGGACGATTGACGAAATCGCGGGGTTCACGGTGGCGGCGGCGTGCCGGTTCTTCGAGGACCTGACGCTGTCGGCGAAGGAGACCGCCATCGCCGAGCGGGTGATCCGCGAGATCCGGCGGCGGGTCGGGTTCCTGAGCGGCGTCGGCCTCGACTATCTGACGCTCGACCGGCTGTCGTCGACCCTCTCCGGCGGCGAGGCGCAGCGGATCAACCTGGCGACCTCGCTCGGATCGTCCCTCGTAGGCACGCTGTACGTGCTCGACGAGCCGTCCATCGGGCTGCATCCCCGCGACAACGAGCGGCTGATTCGCATCCTCGGGCAGCTCCGCGACCAGGGGAACACGGTGCTGGTGGTGGAGCACGACGCCGACATGATCCGCGCCAGCGACTACGTGGTCGATCTCGGCCTCGGCGCCGGCACGCGCGGCGGCCGCGTGGTGTATGCCGGCGGGCTCGACGGCCTGTCGCGCGAGACGACGTCGCTGACCGCGAAGTACCTGCGCGGAGACCTGGCCATCCCGATCCCGGCGTCGCGCCGCCGGCGGCTGCCGAACAGCCAGGCCCTGCGGGTGCGCGGCGCGGCCGAGCACAACCTGAAGGGCATCGACGTCGAGATCCCGCTGAACATGCTGACCTGCGTGACCGGCGTCAGCGGCTCGGGCAAGTCGACGCTGGTGCACGACGTGATGTATGCCGCGGTCAAGCGCGCGAAAGGGGCCTGGGAGAAGCGCGTCGGCGCCCACGACGGGATCGACGGTGTGGAGCTGCTGAACGACGTCGTGCTCGTCGACCAGACCCCGATCGGCCGCACCCCCCGCTCGAATCCGGTGACCTACCTCAAGGCCTTCGATCCCATCCGGGAGCTGTTCGCGGCCACGAGGGCAGCGCGGGCGCGCGGGTTCTCCCCGAGCCACTTCTCGTTCAACGTGCCCGGCGGGCGCTGCGACGCGTGCGAGGGGGAGGGGGAGGTCCGCGTGGAGATGCAGTTCCTGGCGGACGTGTTCATGCCGTGCGAGCAGTGCGACGGCAAGCGGTTCAAGCCGCAGGTGCTGGAGGTGACCTGGCGCGGGCTGCGGGTGGACGAGGTGCTGGACCTGACGGCGCGCGAGGCCCTGCAGTTCTTCGGCTCGTCGCCCAAGGTGGTCCGCAAGCTGAAGGTGCTGGACGAGATCGGCCTCGGGTATCTCCGCCTCGGCCAGCCGGCCACGACCCTTTCGGGGGGCGAGGCGCAACGCATCAAGATCGCGGCGCACCTGTCGACGCGCCACGGCGATCGCTCGCTGTACATCTTCGACGAGCCGACCACCGGCCTGCACTTCGACGACATCTCCAAGCTGCTGGCCGCGTTCTCGAGGCTGGTCGACGCCGGGCACACCCTGCTCGTCATCGAGCACAATCTGGACGTCATCAAGACCGCGGACTGGATTGTCGATCTGGGCCCCGAGGGGGGCGAGGCGGGGGGCGAGGTCGTCGTGGCCGGACCGCCGGAGCGGGTGGCGGAGCATGCCGGGTCGCACACCGGGCGCTACCTGCGCGAGGTGCTGGCCGCCCTGCGCGCCCCCGCCTGA
- a CDS encoding DNA-3-methyladenine glycosylase codes for MPGRTPGATCARCWPPCAPPPDGTTVGNADRLPRSFYRGPPLEVARALLGKVVVHRGRGGPAAGRIVEVEAYGGEDDPACHAAAGLTPRNAPLYGPPGYAYVYLNYGIHYLLNAVTGPAGFPAAVLIRALSPLEGLDGMRRRRSGRRGAAPPPDEALCRGPGNLTRALGVTLRQNRLDLCGPRLFVEDRGLPVGPVRWGPRIGITVGTGRRWRGCLADSAAVSRGGPP; via the coding sequence ATGCCGGGTCGCACACCGGGCGCTACCTGCGCGAGGTGCTGGCCGCCCTGCGCGCCCCCGCCTGACGGGACGACCGTGGGCAACGCGGACCGCCTGCCGCGATCGTTCTACCGCGGGCCGCCGCTCGAGGTGGCCCGCGCGCTGCTCGGCAAGGTGGTCGTGCACCGCGGCCGGGGCGGCCCCGCGGCCGGCAGGATCGTCGAGGTCGAGGCCTACGGCGGGGAGGACGATCCGGCGTGTCACGCCGCGGCCGGCCTGACGCCGCGCAACGCGCCGCTCTACGGGCCGCCCGGCTACGCCTACGTCTATCTGAATTACGGCATCCACTACCTGCTGAACGCCGTGACCGGGCCGGCGGGGTTCCCGGCCGCGGTCCTCATTCGCGCCCTCAGCCCCCTGGAGGGCCTCGACGGGATGCGCCGCCGGCGGTCGGGGCGGCGGGGCGCGGCGCCGCCGCCCGACGAGGCGCTCTGCCGGGGGCCGGGCAACCTGACGCGGGCGCTCGGGGTCACGCTGCGGCAGAACCGGTTGGACCTGTGCGGCCCGCGCCTGTTCGTCGAGGATCGCGGATTGCCGGTGGGGCCGGTCCGCTGGGGGCCGCGCATCGGGATCACGGTCGGGACCGGGCGCCGGTGGCGGGGTTGCCTGGCCGATTCCGCGGCGGTTTCGCGGGGCGGGCCGCCTTGA
- the efp gene encoding elongation factor P: MESIQATRIRKGMLIKMNATLYRVLEFNHVTPGKGRAFVQTRMRSVVAGTQTDHKFASGDFVERAVLDTRKMQYLYADGEGYHFMDTESYEQVHLTGETLGDAVSYLLPDATITVEFFEGSPVGIELPLTVDLAVEETAPAIKGATASAQLKPARLETGLVVQVPPFVSNGDRVRVNTDTGEYLSRA; this comes from the coding sequence ATGGAGTCCATTCAGGCCACCCGAATCCGCAAGGGCATGTTGATCAAGATGAACGCGACGCTGTACCGCGTTCTCGAGTTCAACCACGTCACGCCCGGCAAGGGCCGCGCGTTCGTGCAGACGCGGATGCGCAGCGTCGTCGCCGGCACCCAGACCGATCACAAGTTCGCTTCCGGCGATTTCGTCGAGCGCGCGGTGCTCGACACGCGCAAGATGCAGTATCTCTACGCCGACGGCGAGGGGTATCACTTCATGGACACCGAGTCCTACGAGCAGGTGCATCTGACCGGGGAGACGCTCGGCGACGCGGTCAGCTACCTGCTGCCGGACGCGACCATCACCGTGGAGTTCTTCGAGGGCTCGCCGGTCGGGATCGAGCTGCCCCTGACGGTCGACCTGGCGGTCGAGGAGACCGCGCCCGCGATCAAGGGCGCCACGGCGAGCGCGCAGCTCAAGCCGGCGCGGCTCGAGACCGGCCTGGTGGTGCAGGTCCCGCCCTTCGTCAGCAACGGCGACAGGGTCCGTGTGAACACCGACACCGGCGAGTATCTCTCGCGCGCCTGA
- a CDS encoding CDP-alcohol phosphatidyltransferase family protein: MTFTGAIGRACLLPLRAIIALCVALRIHPNVLTLTGVIINGAAGWALATGRFGLAGWIMLVANIFDFIDGKVADELKLSSRFGGFWDSVMDRFSDLFILTGLIYLYATLERPDYVLIAALTLTFSVMTSYTRARAESIIPLCKVGFMERPERIVLFMIGAFTNRMAAVLWVILVLSVLTVLDRIYFTWRAVRSDNRELPA, translated from the coding sequence ATGACGTTCACCGGCGCCATTGGGCGCGCCTGCCTGTTACCGCTCCGCGCCATCATCGCGTTGTGCGTAGCGCTTCGGATTCACCCGAACGTGCTGACGCTGACCGGCGTCATCATCAACGGGGCCGCCGGCTGGGCGCTGGCCACGGGCCGCTTCGGCCTCGCCGGCTGGATCATGCTGGTGGCGAACATCTTCGACTTCATCGACGGCAAGGTGGCCGACGAGCTGAAGCTGAGCTCCCGCTTCGGCGGCTTCTGGGACTCGGTCATGGACCGGTTCTCGGACCTGTTCATCCTGACCGGCCTCATCTACCTCTACGCCACGCTCGAGCGTCCGGACTACGTCCTGATCGCGGCCCTCACGCTCACCTTCTCGGTGATGACCAGCTACACGCGGGCGCGGGCCGAGTCGATCATCCCCCTCTGCAAGGTCGGCTTCATGGAGCGGCCGGAGCGGATCGTGCTGTTCATGATCGGGGCGTTCACCAACCGCATGGCCGCCGTCCTGTGGGTCATCCTGGTGCTGTCGGTGCTGACCGTGCTCGACCGCATCTACTTCACGTGGCGAGCGGTGCGCTCGGACAACCGGGAGCTGCCGGCATGA
- the uvrC gene encoding excinuclease ABC subunit UvrC — translation MAIRDLRDAIARLPEQPGVYLYFNGRGETIYVGRARALRDRVRSYLGAYGSSPKTDALLDEAARLEVIVTDSLVEALALENNLIKARSPRYNILLRDDKNYPYLQLTTAEAFPRVLVARQVARDGNVYAGPFMPAAFARKTMSLTHRLFGIRSCNEVITGQRDRPCLEYDIKRCVAPCVSEVCSQEQYAESVEQTRLFLEGRTDEVVGSLRRQMQEASDGERYERAAQCRDAMRTVETLRDRQQKMATSRLGDRDAFGVKLGPDGGVIQIFQMRRGRVVERVELVADDVQAATESERDLVQAAVQQFYAAHDVPPEVHVPVEVEEREEVERWLSLRAGRRVKLHVPKRGDTRGLLDLATRNAGLAYDSRYSEDARVHAGALEELQRVLDLPAAPHRVECFDISTVQGRETVGSLVVCEDGRMQRGEYRKFRVQGLGAARGRGRRKAAARSRPADSAAPAREPRARPDDFAAMEEVVLRRYRRLLEEGGPFPDLVVVDGGKGQLTSAYRAFETLGLGNLVAVGIAKRDEELFTRGASEPIRLPKTSPALHLVQRARDEAHRFAVTYHRRARRMRDFESELDLIPGIGARRRRALLERFGSLANVRRASREDLLPVIGPRLAAAVLDHFARLPVKT, via the coding sequence ATGGCGATTCGGGATCTGCGGGACGCGATCGCCCGGCTGCCGGAGCAGCCTGGAGTCTACCTGTACTTCAACGGTCGTGGGGAGACGATCTACGTGGGGCGCGCGCGCGCCCTGCGCGACCGGGTCCGCAGCTACCTGGGCGCGTACGGCAGCAGCCCGAAGACCGACGCGCTGCTCGACGAGGCGGCCCGGCTGGAGGTGATCGTCACCGATTCGCTGGTCGAGGCGCTGGCTCTCGAGAACAACCTCATCAAGGCGCGATCGCCGCGCTACAACATTCTCCTGCGGGACGACAAGAACTACCCCTATCTGCAGCTCACCACCGCCGAGGCGTTCCCGCGCGTCCTGGTGGCGCGGCAGGTGGCGCGCGACGGCAACGTCTACGCCGGTCCGTTCATGCCGGCGGCCTTCGCCCGCAAGACGATGTCGCTGACGCACCGGCTGTTCGGGATCCGCTCGTGCAACGAGGTGATTACCGGGCAGCGGGACCGGCCGTGCCTGGAGTACGACATCAAGCGCTGCGTCGCGCCCTGCGTGTCCGAGGTCTGCAGCCAGGAGCAGTACGCCGAATCGGTCGAGCAGACGCGGCTGTTCCTGGAGGGGCGCACCGACGAGGTCGTCGGCAGCCTGCGGCGGCAGATGCAGGAGGCGTCCGACGGCGAGCGCTACGAGCGCGCGGCGCAGTGCCGGGACGCGATGCGCACGGTCGAGACGCTGCGCGACCGGCAGCAGAAGATGGCGACGAGCCGGCTCGGCGACCGGGACGCCTTCGGCGTGAAGCTGGGGCCGGACGGCGGGGTGATCCAGATCTTCCAGATGCGCCGCGGCCGGGTCGTGGAGCGGGTCGAGCTGGTGGCCGATGACGTGCAGGCGGCGACCGAGAGCGAGCGCGACCTGGTGCAGGCGGCGGTGCAGCAATTCTACGCGGCGCACGACGTGCCGCCCGAGGTGCACGTGCCGGTCGAGGTGGAGGAGCGCGAGGAGGTGGAGCGCTGGCTCTCCCTGCGCGCGGGGCGCCGCGTGAAGCTGCACGTGCCCAAGCGCGGCGACACCCGCGGCCTGCTGGACCTGGCGACGCGCAACGCCGGGCTGGCCTACGACTCGCGCTACAGCGAGGACGCCCGGGTCCACGCCGGGGCGCTCGAGGAGCTGCAGCGCGTGCTGGACCTGCCGGCGGCGCCGCACCGGGTCGAGTGCTTCGACATCTCGACGGTGCAGGGCCGCGAGACCGTCGGCTCGCTGGTCGTCTGCGAGGACGGGCGGATGCAGCGCGGCGAGTACCGCAAGTTCCGGGTGCAGGGACTCGGTGCGGCCCGCGGGCGGGGCCGGCGGAAGGCCGCGGCCCGCTCCCGCCCCGCGGACTCAGCGGCGCCGGCGCGGGAGCCCCGCGCCAGGCCGGACGACTTCGCGGCGATGGAGGAGGTCGTCCTGCGGCGCTACCGCCGGTTGCTGGAGGAGGGCGGACCGTTCCCGGATCTGGTGGTCGTCGACGGCGGCAAGGGCCAGTTGACGTCGGCGTACCGCGCCTTCGAGACGCTCGGCCTGGGCAATCTCGTCGCCGTGGGCATCGCCAAGCGCGACGAGGAGCTGTTCACGCGCGGGGCGTCCGAGCCGATTCGCCTGCCGAAGACCAGCCCCGCCCTGCACCTGGTCCAGCGCGCGCGCGACGAGGCGCACCGGTTCGCGGTGACGTACCACCGGCGGGCGCGCAGGATGCGCGATTTCGAATCCGAGCTCGACCTCATCCCCGGGATCGGCGCGCGCCGGCGGCGGGCGTTGCTGGAACGGTTCGGGAGCCTCGCGAACGTGCGCCGCGCCTCACGCGAGGATCTGCTGCCGGTGATCGGCCCCAGGCTCGCCGCCGCCGTCCTCGATCATTTCGCGCGGCTGCCCGTCAAGACCTGA
- the trpS gene encoding tryptophan--tRNA ligase: MADRAKPRVVSGMRPTGRLHLGHLAGALGKWADLQADYDCMYFVADWHALTSEFADTSGLTGYAYDNVADWIAAGVDPEQSTLFVQSLVPEHAELYLLLQMVVPIPWLERVPTYKEQIDQLAERDLSSIGFLGYPLLQTADVIIYDARYVPVGDDQVPHLELSREAVRRFHQFFGEVFVEPQPLLTHFPRLPGLDNRKMSKSYANTIDMADDAKTVRKKVMRMFTDPKRVRADIPGTVEGNPVFIYHDAFNPDTAQVDDFKARYRAGTVGDVEVKVALADAINARLDPLRERRAEILARPGRIREILQDGSARARTTARDTMERVRDAVGLRYGAGQG; the protein is encoded by the coding sequence ATGGCCGATAGAGCGAAGCCGCGCGTCGTTTCCGGGATGCGCCCGACGGGCAGGCTGCACCTGGGGCATCTGGCCGGCGCCCTCGGCAAGTGGGCGGATCTGCAGGCCGACTACGACTGCATGTACTTCGTCGCGGACTGGCACGCCCTGACCAGCGAGTTCGCCGACACGTCGGGACTGACCGGTTACGCGTACGACAACGTCGCCGACTGGATCGCGGCCGGCGTCGATCCGGAGCAGAGCACGCTGTTCGTGCAGTCGCTGGTGCCGGAGCACGCGGAGCTGTACCTGCTGCTGCAGATGGTGGTGCCGATTCCCTGGCTCGAGCGGGTGCCGACCTACAAGGAGCAGATCGACCAGTTGGCGGAGCGCGACCTGTCGTCGATAGGCTTCCTGGGCTATCCGCTGCTGCAGACCGCCGACGTCATCATCTACGACGCGCGGTACGTTCCCGTCGGCGATGACCAGGTGCCGCACCTGGAGCTGTCGCGCGAGGCGGTGCGCCGCTTTCACCAGTTTTTCGGGGAGGTCTTCGTCGAGCCGCAGCCCCTGCTGACGCACTTCCCGCGCCTGCCGGGCCTCGACAACCGCAAGATGTCGAAGAGCTATGCGAACACCATCGACATGGCGGACGACGCGAAGACGGTGCGCAAGAAGGTGATGCGCATGTTCACGGATCCGAAGCGCGTCCGGGCCGACATCCCCGGCACGGTCGAGGGCAACCCGGTGTTCATCTACCACGACGCCTTCAACCCCGACACCGCCCAGGTGGACGACTTCAAGGCGCGCTATCGGGCGGGCACGGTCGGCGACGTCGAGGTGAAGGTGGCCCTGGCCGACGCGATCAACGCGCGCCTGGATCCGTTGCGGGAGCGGCGGGCCGAGATTCTGGCCCGGCCCGGCCGGATTCGTGAGATCCTGCAGGACGGCTCCGCACGCGCCCGGACGACGGCCCGCGACACGATGGAGCGGGTGCGCGACGCGGTGGGGCTGCGGTACGGCGCGGGGCAGGGGTGA